The genomic segment AGCTTTGCAGCCATGGCTTCGGTCGCCAGTAACGACCCCAGCAGAAAGATCAATAACCGACCGCTGGCCAGCCTACCACTCCAGCACATTCGCATCAGCACACCCCGTACTGCGCCCGATAGGCCTCAATGGCTGACGCATGGTTTTTTAAAGCATCCTGAGTCGCGACATAATCCAGCACCTGGTTCAGATTCACGATACTGGCCACCCGGATACCAAAATCACGTTCTACCTCCTGAATCGCCGACAGCGAACCCTGGCCTTTCTCCTGACGATCCAGCGCAATCAGCGCCGCAACCGCTGTCGCCCCGGCCGTATCGGCAATCAGCCCCATGACTTCCCGGATTGCCGTCCCTGCCGTGATAACATCGTCTACAATCACAACACGGCCCGCCAATGGAGCACCCACCAGATTGCCCCCTTCACCGTGGGTCTTGGCTTCCTTGCGGTTAAAAACGTAGGGAACATCTTTTTGATAGTCATTGGCCAGCGCCACCGTCATGGTCGCAGCCAGGGGGATGCCTTTATAGGCCGGGCCAAAAACAACATCGTACTGCAGACCGGAATCTTCCAGCGCAGCGGCGTAAAAACGGCCCAGTCTGGCCAGCGCCAGACCACTGTTAAACAATCCGGCATTAAAAAAATAAGGGCTGATTCGACCGGACTTTAGCGTAAACTCACCAAACTTCAGGACACCCTGCCGAATAGCAAATTCGATAAATTCTTGTTGATAGGCTTTCATATCGTATCCTGAAAAGGGAGCCAATAATAAACAGAACGGATAACACAAAGGCAGGAACTGGTCAGTAGCAGACCGGGAAGCAGACACGCCAGCGGCGGGTCGCTGACTCAAAACCACCTTCCCGGGTGCCAGACAAGCACGATAAGTGAGACAACTCACAACCAAATATGGCCTCAGTTTACCCGCACTTAGATTGATGGGTTATGATACACGCTTCACTAGTTGGGAACCACGTATGCGAGTTATCACTTTACAGGTAGACGGACTGCAACAGGCGGTAGATAAAGGCCTGTATACATGGCTGACAATGGCAGACGCCGATGTCGTTGCCATTCAGAATCTGCGCGCCAAGGAATATCAGCTGTCTGACGATGTCGTCTACCCGCGAGATTTTAACGCATACTTTTTCGACGCAGAAGCCGACGACTACTCCGGTGTTGCCATCCTCACCCGGGAGGTTCCCAAGGCCATCATGACCGGCCTGGCGTTTTCCCAGTGCGATATGCAAGGCCGCTACATTCAGGCCGACTTCCCTCATGTCAGTGTTGGCTCAATCCTGTTCCCTGCCGTTGACGCCTTTAACAACCTGGACGACAAGTTGGCCTTCCAGAAATCGTTTCTGGAACACCTGCAAAAAAATCGCCGCAAGCGCCGTGAATTTATTATCTGCGGCAATTTTGAAGCCGCCCACAAAACGGTTGACCTGGCCGACTGGCAAGCCAACCAGAACTCACCAGGCTTTTTGCCGGAAGAACGCGCCTGGTTTGATCAGATCTTTGGCCCGGCAGG from the Candidatus Thalassolituus haligoni genome contains:
- a CDS encoding exodeoxyribonuclease III, whose translation is MRVITLQVDGLQQAVDKGLYTWLTMADADVVAIQNLRAKEYQLSDDVVYPRDFNAYFFDAEADDYSGVAILTREVPKAIMTGLAFSQCDMQGRYIQADFPHVSVGSILFPAVDAFNNLDDKLAFQKSFLEHLQKNRRKRREFIICGNFEAAHKTVDLADWQANQNSPGFLPEERAWFDQIFGPAGYVDAFREANFGENQFTWWPDAESARRNQNGWRKDYQICSPGIRQYVVDAKIENSLQFGDHSAVMIEYEFDDE
- the pyrE gene encoding orotate phosphoribosyltransferase, producing the protein MKAYQQEFIEFAIRQGVLKFGEFTLKSGRISPYFFNAGLFNSGLALARLGRFYAAALEDSGLQYDVVFGPAYKGIPLAATMTVALANDYQKDVPYVFNRKEAKTHGEGGNLVGAPLAGRVVIVDDVITAGTAIREVMGLIADTAGATAVAALIALDRQEKGQGSLSAIQEVERDFGIRVASIVNLNQVLDYVATQDALKNHASAIEAYRAQYGVC